A window of Phragmitibacter flavus contains these coding sequences:
- a CDS encoding DUF4062 domain-containing protein, which produces MISSRCEDAISFNGRISTMADVRMAIKQTIEDIRPAGHSLFDVWIHEGESHTAGSQNTWDTCMNKARQADVFLVLYNGNAGWSGSSKMLGDHVGICHAEFAEAFNTAHGKVRSIQFPAILPHRILQTENFRAISRVRMCPDPK; this is translated from the coding sequence ATGATTTCTAGTCGTTGCGAAGACGCCATCTCATTCAATGGGAGAATCAGCACTATGGCTGATGTCAGGATGGCGATCAAGCAGACCATTGAAGACATCAGACCCGCTGGCCATTCATTGTTCGACGTTTGGATCCACGAAGGCGAATCGCACACAGCTGGATCACAAAACACTTGGGATACGTGCATGAACAAAGCCCGGCAGGCCGATGTTTTTCTGGTCTTATACAATGGCAATGCCGGATGGTCTGGCTCATCAAAGATGCTAGGCGATCATGTCGGCATCTGTCACGCCGAGTTCGCTGAGGCCTTCAACACTGCTCATGGCAAAGTGCGCAGCATTCAGTTCCCGGCCATCCTGCCGCACCGAATTCTCCAGACGGAAAATTTCAGAGCTATTTCGCGAGTCAGAATGTGCCCGGATCCCAAGTGA
- a CDS encoding toll/interleukin-1 receptor domain-containing protein, with protein MADKAAWLTYPAIARQKIQFAPMFAAYQIKGLEDFKEENLKGLAEIGGHSETLANAAVSKSIDRFVKPDGSVDAAAMMDDWFPSIRADVFISHSRADRDLALVLSGWLKNAIGLNPFIDSCVWSHADGLLKKMDNTWCYQCDSNTYSYERRNVSTSHVHMMLATALTKMMDKCECVFFLNTENSVSSTSPEEMISGGENVTRSPWLFHEISMLKLLRRRRLEEYRAEIANFSEGTIQKNANLGLPVFQYPADLEGIPIVNWADMKKWSFRKLIVEELKDESHPLDLLYEFKPPHP; from the coding sequence TTGGCTGACAAGGCTGCTTGGCTGACGTATCCTGCAATAGCTCGTCAAAAAATTCAATTTGCGCCCATGTTTGCCGCTTATCAGATAAAAGGTCTTGAAGACTTCAAAGAAGAAAATTTAAAGGGGTTAGCCGAAATCGGCGGGCACTCCGAGACATTGGCAAATGCTGCCGTCAGCAAGTCCATCGATCGGTTTGTCAAGCCAGACGGCTCCGTCGATGCCGCAGCTATGATGGACGATTGGTTTCCAAGCATACGAGCCGATGTTTTTATCTCACACTCCCGTGCGGATAGGGACTTGGCTCTCGTCCTGTCAGGTTGGCTCAAAAATGCGATTGGACTGAATCCGTTTATTGACTCTTGTGTATGGTCTCACGCCGATGGTCTCTTGAAAAAGATGGACAACACGTGGTGCTATCAGTGTGATTCCAATACCTATTCATACGAAAGACGGAATGTTTCGACTTCTCATGTCCACATGATGCTGGCCACAGCGCTTACCAAGATGATGGACAAGTGTGAATGTGTTTTCTTCCTGAATACGGAAAATTCGGTCAGTTCCACGAGTCCTGAGGAGATGATCAGTGGTGGAGAAAACGTCACCCGCTCGCCTTGGCTGTTTCACGAAATCTCCATGCTCAAGCTGTTGCGGCGAAGGCGGCTAGAAGAATATCGTGCCGAGATTGCTAATTTTTCCGAAGGCACAATACAAAAAAATGCAAATCTCGGGCTCCCAGTGTTCCAGTATCCTGCTGATCTTGAGGGGATTCCTATTGTGAATTGGGCGGACATGAAGAAGTGGTCCTTCAGAAAATTGATTGTCGAGGAGCTAAAAGATGAGTCGCACCCTCTCGACCTACTCTACGAATTCAAACCTCCCCATCCTTGA
- a CDS encoding toll/interleukin-1 receptor domain-containing protein, producing the protein MKLSSSIRPGYTAFLSHSHKDREQVKWLAGVLEGYWVPGNSRRRIFLDRKSLIAGSLDVGIKRALDASEYLVICVSGSVPGSRWVTDEIEHFLGKENRPPERVLICRVGGRADKDPEGDERASGWIAALEKRLDRKPLEHLTPDLREESVEDATASALSLLAPMVGMADKDALLDRRARFLARSWRIASWLVVVLFASGAGVWWWLRTPDGAMWRHQRALITKAPGLKFDHTEWVGPAVLALARADEPKSARGLAAMVKGRFFYATMMLAIEAGVSVPDQEKVRMLVKEAGSDLGAGFPRAGLLGARVAGGEEERQQAWSAMQGKIGEEAWMRALAASGWWSEAMEAWERWRRSHPQDASEHFPLWLELHLLAEKPLDASVERGLRQEWLQRLEEDRSLYHIQIVLVDAALRRRVREPVWRELLAAVAAHAERKLSAGIDPGTAAQPLAAIVALAGLHDKASNLLRRTAYLEEAPLDNSHAEPLAFRALAEFAIGNESTAEPLFVSALAAANAPIESSRTWHEHFAVAQALVLAGQWRRATELPDMIGNEMTRRTLELELIVWWHLQKSSALR; encoded by the coding sequence ATGAAGTTGTCTTCCTCCATACGGCCGGGCTACACAGCCTTTCTCAGCCACAGCCATAAGGACAGGGAGCAGGTCAAATGGCTTGCGGGCGTGCTGGAGGGATACTGGGTGCCGGGCAATTCGAGACGGAGGATTTTTCTTGATCGGAAGTCGTTGATCGCCGGGTCTCTGGACGTAGGCATCAAGCGTGCCTTGGACGCGAGCGAATATCTGGTGATTTGCGTCTCTGGGAGCGTTCCCGGATCGCGATGGGTTACGGATGAGATTGAACACTTTCTCGGCAAGGAAAACCGACCGCCGGAGCGGGTGTTGATTTGCCGGGTGGGTGGCCGCGCGGACAAGGATCCAGAGGGGGACGAGCGAGCTTCTGGCTGGATCGCCGCACTGGAAAAGCGACTGGACCGTAAACCGCTTGAGCATTTGACGCCGGATTTGCGTGAGGAGTCTGTGGAGGATGCCACTGCATCGGCGCTCAGCTTGCTGGCTCCCATGGTGGGAATGGCGGACAAAGATGCCCTGCTCGACCGTCGGGCTCGGTTTCTCGCCCGTTCGTGGAGGATCGCGTCATGGCTAGTGGTGGTGCTTTTTGCGTCGGGAGCGGGCGTCTGGTGGTGGTTGCGCACCCCAGATGGGGCGATGTGGCGTCACCAGCGCGCCTTGATCACGAAGGCTCCGGGACTCAAATTCGACCACACCGAATGGGTGGGTCCGGCGGTCCTGGCTTTGGCGCGCGCGGACGAACCCAAATCGGCCCGCGGTCTCGCCGCGATGGTGAAAGGGAGGTTCTTTTACGCGACGATGATGCTTGCCATAGAGGCCGGTGTTTCCGTTCCCGATCAGGAAAAGGTCCGCATGTTGGTGAAGGAAGCTGGAAGTGATTTGGGAGCCGGATTTCCACGAGCTGGCCTGCTGGGGGCACGCGTAGCGGGTGGGGAGGAGGAGCGGCAACAGGCCTGGAGCGCCATGCAAGGGAAGATCGGCGAGGAGGCGTGGATGCGTGCGCTTGCCGCCTCCGGCTGGTGGAGCGAAGCGATGGAGGCTTGGGAGCGTTGGCGACGGAGCCATCCCCAGGACGCCTCGGAGCATTTTCCGCTCTGGCTGGAACTACACCTGCTTGCAGAGAAGCCCCTAGATGCCAGCGTCGAGCGTGGGCTCCGTCAGGAGTGGTTGCAGCGACTGGAAGAGGATCGTTCGCTGTATCACATCCAGATCGTGCTCGTTGACGCGGCATTGCGGAGACGAGTGCGCGAGCCAGTGTGGAGGGAACTGCTGGCCGCAGTGGCAGCGCACGCAGAAAGGAAACTGTCCGCCGGTATCGATCCCGGCACCGCCGCGCAGCCTCTTGCCGCCATCGTGGCTCTGGCGGGGTTGCACGACAAGGCCTCCAACCTGCTGCGACGGACCGCCTACCTTGAGGAAGCGCCCTTGGACAACTCTCATGCCGAGCCACTGGCCTTCCGTGCGTTGGCTGAGTTTGCTATAGGCAACGAGTCTACGGCCGAACCTCTGTTTGTCTCGGCATTGGCGGCTGCGAATGCCCCCATTGAGTCTTCTCGCACCTGGCATGAGCATTTCGCCGTGGCGCAGGCATTGGTCTTAGCGGGTCAGTGGCGGCGGGCGACCGAACTGCCGGACATGATTGGAAATGAGATGACCCGCCGCACATTGGAACTGGAACTGATCGTCTGGTGGCATCTTCAAAAATCCTCGGCCCTGAGGTAA
- a CDS encoding DUF4062 domain-containing protein — MGNRPDIFISSTSADLAKARETVSEALLDAHCHPVVQEHFPVSAGNIRLRENSTIQECQAVIHIAGLVYGSEPQPPMNPRRSYTQLEYDAATQHERPIYLFFPTERFYEEPSNLPAGFTFSEPEEKKVLQRSHQARLRAGNDVWHEFSSLEELREKVLRLAVREDHWKRLIKDERKAPWRLAAIVVISISFSAALLFWKMDHEGDKTREILLELSQHPNRKLEDVSEKRGLSQEQAVQGITEFKARVDSDLNATPEDRKLSEVAGKFVLAGFTPEQFKNYVEQLHFDDWKPSFVVLHHTASPLEKWEKSPERGLRSFHDFITQSKNWNGGPHLFIDREKIWVLNRLTEPGIHARAWNKVSIGIEMVGDYNHDPLSDEIRDNTVAAIAILNRKLGLGEEHLRLHSEAPDSKSTCPGKNVSKADMIQRILKTMRTP; from the coding sequence ATGGGGAACCGGCCCGATATCTTCATCTCCTCCACGAGCGCCGATCTTGCCAAAGCGCGTGAAACTGTGTCCGAAGCCTTGCTTGATGCACACTGTCATCCCGTGGTGCAGGAACATTTCCCCGTCAGCGCGGGAAATATCCGCCTTCGAGAAAACTCGACCATTCAGGAGTGCCAAGCCGTCATTCATATTGCCGGGCTGGTTTATGGTTCGGAACCCCAACCTCCAATGAATCCGCGGCGATCCTACACTCAGCTCGAGTATGATGCTGCTACACAACACGAAAGACCCATTTATCTCTTTTTCCCAACCGAGAGATTTTATGAGGAACCGTCCAACCTTCCAGCAGGATTCACATTCTCAGAACCGGAGGAGAAAAAAGTCCTGCAACGTTCACACCAGGCTCGATTGCGTGCGGGTAACGACGTGTGGCATGAATTTTCCAGCCTGGAAGAACTAAGGGAAAAAGTTCTCCGGCTAGCTGTGCGTGAAGATCACTGGAAACGCCTGATCAAAGACGAAAGAAAAGCTCCATGGCGACTGGCAGCAATTGTGGTGATAAGTATCTCATTCTCCGCCGCACTGCTTTTCTGGAAAATGGACCATGAGGGAGATAAAACCCGGGAAATATTGCTTGAACTATCGCAACATCCGAACAGGAAACTGGAAGATGTCTCAGAAAAACGCGGTCTTTCCCAGGAACAGGCGGTCCAGGGCATCACCGAGTTCAAAGCTCGTGTTGATTCAGACCTCAATGCGACACCGGAAGACAGGAAGCTGAGCGAAGTGGCCGGCAAATTCGTCCTGGCCGGATTCACGCCAGAACAGTTTAAAAATTATGTGGAACAGTTGCATTTTGATGACTGGAAGCCATCCTTCGTCGTCCTGCATCATACAGCCAGCCCGTTGGAGAAATGGGAGAAATCTCCCGAGCGGGGACTGCGGTCATTCCATGATTTCATAACTCAAAGTAAGAATTGGAACGGGGGACCTCATCTGTTCATAGACAGGGAGAAAATCTGGGTTCTCAACCGTCTCACGGAACCAGGAATCCACGCCCGTGCCTGGAACAAAGTTTCGATAGGCATCGAAATGGTGGGGGACTATAATCACGATCCATTGAGTGACGAGATTCGCGACAATACCGTCGCGGCAATCGCTATACTGAACCGGAAGCTTGGTTTGGGCGAGGAGCACCTGCGCCTTCATAGCGAAGCCCCTGACTCCAAATCAACCTGCCCGGGCAAAAACGTCTCCAAAGCAGACATGATCCAGCGAATTCTGAAAACCATGCGGACACCATGA
- a CDS encoding TIR domain-containing protein has translation MPTASISSLSPVRIYILWHPGLDESVEVTDVKSGETGPESKPATQNQRGLLLARRLYHWFRLENMEGIPVYFRSAVAYGDSVPPPLYDDPGILNYIIPLIDANMVASPDWRRYVSAFVGGMLPTSPATGSAKTKAKKSPPAAAECVLLPVAMEPLAYNMPESMRRLNFIRHIAKDDQPVDDETLIARLTEVICRDLRARMFQKKASNRIKQPLSPPDKIKIFLSHAKADDTKEAIALKEYIQRETQCEAFFDETDIASGYDYARILENSITQDSAGLVVIQGDNYADRPWCRKEIRDFLQPFAYPNSSKEQRLQYFIHPVIVVQTMKGHQIARTIPELGYSPCIRWATKTPDDYFATPRFVVTTLLREILFSLFHRLLAESIAERKKDCREIFINRSPDPFLINRILANKATNLFLKGNQACSFVHPGYGLSGMDREGLKAAFPQCEFTSFLSRSSSNRWAGLKLKGKVIAISVGNPGDILAKGLWDEHIQELLVRLLRPLLHAQASILYGGTLPKNLKSSPPWEKGINFTVTMLRLLAGERQPINEHEEQPRLYIPTPCHELPISAKTIAQWTDICSFVPVTAEDTGIELKSLQEPAPPSPDPEELAALSYTERQKTQREYEDAKNEYHVRRRAIEARAYSAMRRKVCDSKSLLVCSLPDSLSDTLGTKRVKTHAHILIGGKLLGFAGIMPGLFEEFLHAVRAKKPIYLISEYGGAAALLAKWLIHPPAKQPPELTIEYYKQHSEKYAETFLELEKLPTTLPKMPTPQDAFDKLRGYIDQVSGHGDLAKIFRNGLTHYENLDLLSAGNSGTISRLIWTGIGNLKSTTKKETEHQIAP, from the coding sequence ATGCCCACAGCCTCCATTTCCAGCCTTTCTCCCGTTCGTATCTATATCCTTTGGCATCCAGGCTTGGATGAATCGGTCGAAGTGACGGACGTCAAATCCGGCGAAACGGGTCCAGAAAGCAAGCCTGCCACCCAGAATCAACGCGGCCTTCTGCTCGCCCGCCGCCTCTATCACTGGTTCCGCTTGGAAAATATGGAGGGCATTCCCGTTTACTTCCGCAGCGCAGTCGCCTACGGCGACTCAGTCCCTCCACCCTTATATGATGACCCCGGTATTCTGAATTACATCATCCCGCTGATCGATGCAAACATGGTGGCCAGCCCAGATTGGCGACGCTATGTCAGCGCGTTTGTCGGTGGAATGCTGCCCACATCACCAGCCACTGGCAGCGCTAAAACCAAAGCAAAGAAATCCCCCCCAGCAGCTGCGGAATGCGTCCTCCTCCCCGTCGCCATGGAGCCGCTCGCTTATAACATGCCGGAATCCATGCGGCGGCTCAACTTCATCCGTCACATCGCCAAAGATGATCAGCCCGTCGACGATGAAACACTTATAGCACGGTTGACAGAAGTCATCTGTCGCGACCTCCGCGCCCGCATGTTCCAGAAAAAAGCCAGCAATCGAATCAAGCAGCCCCTGTCACCGCCCGACAAGATCAAAATCTTTCTCAGTCACGCCAAGGCAGATGACACCAAGGAAGCCATCGCCCTCAAAGAATACATCCAGCGAGAAACCCAGTGCGAAGCCTTTTTCGACGAGACCGACATCGCCTCCGGTTACGATTATGCCCGCATTCTGGAAAACTCCATCACCCAAGACTCCGCTGGTCTTGTCGTCATCCAGGGTGACAATTACGCTGACCGCCCTTGGTGCCGGAAGGAAATCCGCGATTTCCTCCAGCCCTTCGCCTACCCTAATTCTAGCAAAGAACAACGCCTCCAGTATTTCATCCACCCAGTTATCGTAGTCCAAACCATGAAGGGGCATCAAATCGCCCGCACAATTCCCGAACTGGGCTACTCCCCTTGTATCCGCTGGGCCACCAAAACTCCAGATGACTACTTTGCCACACCGCGCTTTGTGGTCACCACACTGCTGCGAGAAATCCTCTTCAGCCTGTTTCATCGCCTCCTGGCTGAAAGCATTGCCGAACGAAAAAAAGATTGCCGCGAAATCTTCATCAATCGCAGTCCAGATCCCTTTCTCATCAACCGCATCCTAGCCAACAAAGCCACCAATTTGTTTCTTAAAGGCAATCAAGCATGCTCCTTTGTCCACCCGGGGTATGGACTCAGCGGCATGGACAGAGAAGGATTGAAAGCGGCTTTCCCTCAATGTGAATTCACCTCCTTTCTCTCCCGCTCCTCCTCCAATCGGTGGGCAGGCCTCAAGCTCAAAGGAAAAGTCATTGCAATCTCCGTCGGCAACCCCGGCGATATTCTGGCCAAAGGCCTGTGGGACGAGCACATCCAGGAACTCCTCGTCCGGCTTCTGCGGCCGCTCCTGCACGCCCAGGCATCGATTCTCTACGGAGGAACCTTGCCTAAAAACCTTAAGTCATCCCCACCTTGGGAAAAAGGCATCAACTTCACCGTCACAATGCTCAGATTGCTAGCTGGTGAGCGGCAACCCATCAACGAACACGAGGAACAACCCAGACTCTACATTCCCACCCCCTGCCACGAACTGCCCATTTCAGCCAAAACAATCGCCCAGTGGACTGACATCTGCAGCTTCGTCCCTGTCACGGCGGAGGACACCGGCATTGAACTGAAATCTCTGCAGGAACCAGCCCCGCCGTCGCCCGACCCCGAGGAACTGGCCGCGCTTTCCTACACCGAAAGACAGAAAACACAGCGGGAGTATGAAGACGCTAAAAATGAATATCACGTTCGTAGGCGCGCCATCGAAGCCCGTGCCTACTCCGCAATGCGTCGTAAAGTCTGCGACTCCAAATCCCTCCTTGTTTGTTCTCTGCCAGATTCTCTTTCGGACACTTTGGGAACAAAGCGCGTGAAAACCCACGCGCACATCCTCATCGGAGGAAAATTGCTGGGCTTCGCCGGTATCATGCCCGGTTTGTTCGAGGAATTCCTACACGCCGTCAGAGCAAAAAAGCCTATCTACCTCATCTCCGAATACGGTGGTGCCGCCGCCCTGCTGGCAAAATGGTTGATCCATCCTCCTGCCAAACAGCCTCCCGAACTCACTATTGAATATTATAAACAGCATAGTGAGAAATATGCGGAGACATTCTTAGAGTTGGAAAAACTGCCTACAACCCTTCCTAAGATGCCGACGCCACAGGACGCTTTCGACAAACTGAGGGGGTATATTGATCAAGTCAGTGGACATGGTGATTTGGCGAAAATTTTCCGCAATGGTCTCACTCACTACGAGAATCTTGACCTTCTCAGCGCGGGCAATTCCGGAACCATCAGCAGGCTTATTTGGACAGGCATCGGCAACTTGAAATCGACGACGAAAAAGGAAACGGAGCACCAAATCGCACCCTAA
- a CDS encoding M12 family metallopeptidase, with product MNANELTEHIIKTARTIQAGNETGYIVENDLVIPASQLQNYARETLALLSNEKRDAATVDRLIVATLNDKKLRWAPGTVLSWTIDEVSFGEHKAWFQTAKTICAQAADDWNRAAKDEGVLDMIRFAPAEPGKKAAFTFAYHPFPSDPNLLALAFFPNAAKKDRIVFIGPGTFALDLLYDRVGIIRHELGHVLGFRHEQIHPKAQEGMTAAEKKRMEKWVSGGLGAEELTEWDSQSVMHYPLNGHGTLQFALSDDDKTGFGKLYRIEKGADKVEECHL from the coding sequence ATGAATGCCAACGAACTGACTGAACACATCATAAAGACCGCCCGGACCATTCAGGCGGGCAATGAAACCGGCTACATCGTCGAAAACGATTTGGTGATTCCTGCAAGCCAGCTTCAAAATTATGCGAGGGAAACTCTCGCCTTGCTTTCTAACGAGAAGCGTGACGCCGCCACGGTGGACCGTCTCATCGTCGCCACTTTGAATGACAAAAAACTCCGTTGGGCGCCCGGCACAGTGCTTAGCTGGACGATTGATGAGGTTTCCTTTGGCGAACACAAAGCCTGGTTTCAAACCGCGAAAACAATTTGCGCCCAAGCCGCCGACGATTGGAACAGGGCTGCAAAAGACGAGGGTGTTCTGGATATGATCCGCTTTGCTCCCGCAGAACCCGGGAAGAAAGCCGCTTTCACTTTTGCCTACCATCCCTTTCCGAGTGATCCTAACTTGCTCGCGCTGGCCTTCTTCCCCAACGCCGCAAAGAAAGACCGCATCGTGTTCATCGGCCCCGGCACTTTCGCTCTTGACCTCCTCTACGACCGGGTCGGCATCATCCGGCATGAGCTGGGGCATGTGCTGGGATTCCGCCACGAACAAATCCATCCCAAAGCCCAGGAGGGGATGACTGCGGCGGAGAAAAAGCGCATGGAAAAATGGGTGAGCGGCGGCCTGGGAGCGGAGGAGCTTACCGAATGGGACAGCCAATCCGTCATGCACTACCCGCTAAATGGCCACGGCACGCTGCAGTTCGCCCTGAGCGATGATGACAAAACCGGCTTCGGAAAACTCTACCGCATTGAGAAAGGCGCTGACAAGGTAGAGGAATGTCACCTTTAA
- a CDS encoding alpha/beta fold hydrolase has protein sequence MNTLTDLISCFDDADLAQLILNADTATRAVLIPLIGEDKAAALVAAHSPEAPFEAAPAGLTLPPDPDLPEIVLVHGITDCHLADVAKRRNRIWLDLFELVKGRYSKRLTLQSDGVSDAPGVTMRTDGHVEKKYNKALDAWTTARFRNRVFCYDWRRSVTAAADDLAAQLRALDSVKQGRKAVLVCHSMGGLVAAAFAARHPDWQSLVEHAVFVGSPLSGSYSVPVTILGLAPSFHKLDRFSIFESLEDFQRMAASFAGLVDMLPHPQVFPEAADLYTQAGWPGEIKPSQRLLDASRELKYTILASPIFASATHLVSQGIDTTAAMPWNADHTDRDMDHLSKEGDGAALNLSSLVPGLKAYLVTGEHGTLVNEPSVIDAVMKLAKGEALTLKSIGKDDLTGAVSTTQPGSSLSGLSVDPAEISDRKLGQGLALHFASEDAVAARTSALELPGFDRETLRETAFSWQNALSLALASDEAYSSDKPATKSLALGRWGFKGYQHFEKAGTQGFVAWDDHAVLLSFRGSEKKVADWLRNLTITSHDTGAGQYGKVHKGFYEAYKVVEDQILAHLKSAAAASKVIHVTGHSLGGALAIIAGAELVAKFPGAKFCFYTYGQPKLGRSAIEDFYQQKHGGRYFRFRNNDDIVTRVPPNFSHFGELYWFDRKGELKNPALAGLAATLSPESGETGDELNQAQFKALQQQLDEELAEPTDPNALYLPPTDAQIQAFRIPGFSVKDHAIRDSYIPIIKKYV, from the coding sequence ATGAACACACTCACCGACCTCATCTCATGCTTCGACGACGCGGACCTCGCACAATTGATCCTTAATGCGGACACGGCCACGCGGGCAGTTTTGATTCCGTTAATTGGTGAAGATAAGGCGGCGGCGCTTGTCGCGGCGCATTCGCCGGAAGCTCCCTTTGAGGCGGCTCCGGCGGGGCTTACTTTGCCACCTGATCCTGATCTGCCGGAGATCGTCCTTGTGCATGGCATCACGGACTGCCACCTGGCGGATGTCGCTAAACGGCGCAACCGCATCTGGCTGGATCTCTTTGAACTGGTCAAAGGCCGATATTCCAAACGGCTCACGCTGCAAAGTGACGGTGTCAGCGATGCGCCGGGCGTTACTATGCGGACGGATGGCCATGTCGAGAAAAAATACAACAAGGCTCTCGATGCCTGGACAACCGCCCGCTTCAGGAACCGCGTGTTCTGCTATGACTGGCGGCGCAGTGTCACGGCGGCGGCGGATGATCTCGCGGCGCAGTTGCGCGCTCTGGACTCGGTGAAGCAGGGGCGGAAAGCGGTGCTTGTGTGCCATTCCATGGGCGGGTTGGTGGCTGCCGCCTTCGCCGCGCGGCACCCGGATTGGCAGTCGCTGGTGGAGCACGCGGTGTTCGTCGGTTCGCCGCTCAGCGGTTCTTACAGCGTGCCCGTCACCATTCTTGGGCTTGCGCCTTCGTTCCATAAGCTGGATCGTTTTTCCATCTTTGAGAGCCTGGAGGATTTTCAGCGAATGGCCGCTAGCTTCGCGGGGCTGGTGGACATGCTGCCCCATCCGCAGGTGTTCCCGGAGGCTGCTGATCTTTACACGCAGGCTGGCTGGCCGGGTGAGATCAAGCCCTCGCAGCGCCTTTTGGATGCCAGCCGCGAGTTGAAGTACACCATTCTCGCCAGTCCGATCTTTGCCTCCGCAACGCATCTGGTCTCCCAAGGTATCGACACCACTGCCGCCATGCCGTGGAACGCGGATCATACCGACAGGGACATGGATCACCTCAGCAAAGAAGGTGATGGCGCGGCGTTGAATCTTTCCTCGCTGGTTCCCGGTCTCAAGGCCTATCTCGTCACTGGCGAGCATGGCACGCTGGTGAACGAGCCTTCCGTGATCGACGCTGTCATGAAGCTGGCAAAGGGAGAGGCGCTCACGCTCAAGTCCATCGGCAAAGATGATCTCACAGGGGCGGTTTCCACGACCCAGCCGGGGAGTTCGCTCAGCGGGCTTTCCGTGGATCCCGCAGAAATCAGCGACCGAAAACTCGGCCAGGGACTCGCCCTCCACTTCGCTTCCGAAGATGCGGTGGCCGCCCGCACATCGGCCTTGGAACTGCCTGGCTTTGACCGTGAAACGCTGCGGGAGACCGCCTTCTCATGGCAGAATGCTCTCTCCCTCGCCCTCGCCAGCGACGAAGCCTATAGCAGTGACAAACCGGCGACGAAATCCCTCGCCCTAGGGCGCTGGGGTTTTAAAGGCTACCAGCATTTCGAGAAAGCCGGGACCCAGGGATTCGTCGCATGGGATGACCATGCGGTTCTTCTTAGCTTCCGTGGGTCGGAGAAGAAAGTCGCCGACTGGCTGCGCAATCTCACCATCACCTCCCATGACACCGGGGCAGGGCAGTATGGGAAAGTCCACAAAGGTTTCTACGAGGCATACAAGGTGGTCGAGGATCAGATACTCGCTCACCTGAAATCCGCCGCAGCCGCCAGCAAAGTCATTCATGTCACCGGCCACAGTCTCGGCGGCGCGCTGGCCATCATCGCGGGCGCGGAGCTGGTCGCAAAATTCCCAGGCGCGAAGTTCTGTTTCTATACCTATGGCCAGCCTAAGCTCGGGCGCAGCGCCATTGAGGATTTTTACCAGCAGAAACATGGCGGACGTTACTTCAGATTCCGAAACAATGATGACATCGTCACCCGCGTTCCCCCGAACTTTTCCCACTTCGGTGAGTTATATTGGTTCGATCGTAAAGGCGAACTGAAAAACCCAGCGTTGGCCGGACTTGCCGCCACGCTTTCCCCCGAAAGCGGCGAAACCGGGGACGAGCTAAACCAAGCGCAATTCAAGGCTTTACAGCAACAGCTCGACGAGGAATTGGCCGAACCCACCGATCCTAATGCACTCTACCTGCCGCCAACGGACGCCCAGATCCAAGCCTTCCGCATCCCCGGCTTCAGTGTGAAGGATCACGCCATCCGGGACAGCTATATCCCGATCATCAAGAAATACGTTTAA